The genomic interval TCAGGGAAGTATCTGCAGGTTAACATTTTCATCAGGCCCTCTCCCGGGGCTAACTTCTGTGAGGTGCCCCTACCGCACGAAGCTCAGAGGTTCCTAGCACATACCAAGGGACCTTTGCCAAGGCTGAACGGGCACTAGGATGGGACTCTGTGCATTGCATGTGAGACCTTGAAGGCCCACAGATCTGCACAGGTGAATGTGAAGGTGACCCAGAGAACGTCTTTCAAGAAAAGCACCTCTGTGTAATGTGATCtgttctgaaattattttcctgtcGTTAAACCCTTTTCcctcctttgttttgttcatgcatttctttttttttaatttttatttatttatgatagtcacatcagagagagagagagagagagagaggcagagacacaggcagagggagaagcaggctccatgcaccgggagcccgacgtgggattcgatcccgggtctccaggatcgcgccctgggccaaaggcaggcactaaaccgctgcgccacccagggatcccctttgttttgttcatgcatttcttttcatctctcaaGGTAGCATACAAAGCCAGAGGAGAAGAACTTCTTCACAAGTACAACCTGCCAGCCGACCTGCCCCAGTTCATCCAGGCTAAAGTTAATGCCTACAGTATCAATGAGGTATGCACGTGAGCTCAGCTGCTGATTGCGTGTGAAGGCCTTTCTAAATGTGGCCTCAGTTATATGCAAgggacttttttctttcagaatatgTACAAAAACAGGCTTGAAAGATTTGAGCAAGAAGGGCTATGACCTGAGAACGGACACGATTCCCATCAGAGCCTCCAAAGCTGCCTGGCAGGCAGCAAGTGAGGTAAGTGCCGGTGGTGGGGTCACTGGTGTGTTGTAACTAGGAAGTATGGGTGGGGTGGATTCGTTATGCAGAAGTCGCCGTGTCTGCTGTCCCCAGCACGAAGTGAGTCCTGTTGAaaactatttagaaaagaaagttcCCTAAAAAGGTCTGAATTTTCCTGGCAGTAAGGATTTGTAGAACCTTTACTAACCTGTTCTAGTGCAACACTCTAAGTTTAAGGTCTCCTCTGCATTTTTGTACAAATTCACATTATTCTCCTCATGGAAGTAAACAAATCAGTCACTATTTAAGTCCTAATCGCCTCCTGGGGGTAAGATTTTTGTctcaaaattttcttaatttacatggattccctctttcccttatttctttttaattaattgctTCCAGAGATGGATTAATTGGCTCCAAGGTCCATAGCAGTCATTAGGCTCcatgaaagttaaaaattttgtcttttttcttttccttatcatACTTGTAACTATGAACTAGTTACTTTCCTCTTTGAGATTCAAATCAAATTGACTCAAACCCCTACCAGCTAACCTCTAGGAAGTAGGATACCCTTCCTCCTGCTCAATGCAGATATTCTGAGGTTTGTCTTTCCATTACCTCTGGCTCCTACTTTGTACACAGTGGTTTTGCTCATGCTCACCTGGACTCTCCTGCCCTGGGTTCACTTTTTTCTGGTCTGCATGGTCCAGAGATGGAACACAGCAGTCCAGAACCATCTTTTAGTCCCCCGAACCCAAGTCCCAAGCACAACCTCATCGATGGTTTGAAATGAAGTTGACATTGCGCCGATGTAAATAAGTTACAATTGAGTAATAAATACTGGTATCATCAAAGCGCTGATGATAcccattccctttctctctgggtGCACTCTtccagctcctccccaccccaacacacacattagCTTTCCTTCACATCTCTGCTTCTCAGTTTCCCATGCTTCTTCCCAGATCTCCCCAAGCAAGTTCAGTTCTTCTCACTTTATAATTTAGATCCAATTCATGTTTACACACAACTGGCTCTGGGTCTTCCTTTGAATATCCAAATACTCATTAAAATTCTACTACAACTAAGATAGCCAGCTATTTGGGGAGGGGTCTCCTGGAGCAGCACAATATAACTGGTAATGATTGCAgaatgtttatcttttcatttgtctctaccAGTGTATAAGTAGAAAGGAACTTACTACCTTGTCTCTGACATGAATTATGGAAACGTTCCCCACCCCAATCTCTCTCAGGTGGCTGAGGCAGCTACAGACAATTAAATGGGCTctaagtaacattttaattttaccaGGCTACATTTCAAACTATATACAAATGAATACATCTAACTGGTTGTTGAAGTAATTCCTGGGAAGCTCAATTGCTTTAAATCATAGTCTTATTGATCAGTAAAATCTtcataactacattttaaaatatacccacTTTGTTTCCAATAGGTTCAATacaaaaaagattatgaaaacaCCAAAGGGAAAATGGTTGGCTTCCAAAGTCTCCAAGATGATCCTAAACTGGTTCACTATATGAATGTAGTCAAGATACAATCCGACCGGGAGTATAAAAAAGACTatgagaagacaaaaacaaaatacaacacacCCCATGATGTGTTCAATGTTGTGGTAGCCAAGAAAGCTCAGGATGTTGCCAGCAATGTCAACTATAAGCATACACTCCATCATTACACCTATCTGCCTGATGCCATGGACCTGGAGTAGTCTAAAAACATGATGCACGTACAGAGCAATGTAAGTGACACTTATTTCACAGGATAATCCTCTCCTAAAGTCAGAAAGTGCATGAGAACCCACTGCTTGGGGcacttactccttttttttccctttgcaataGAATGCCTGCAAGGAAGACTACAACACCTGGATGAAACGCATAGGCTGGATACCTATTGGCAGTCTAGATGTAGAAAACGTTAAGAAAGCAGGTGATGCCCTGAATGAAAAGAAGTACAGGCAGCATCCAGACACCCTCAAATTTACCAGCACCGTGGACTCCCCAGTTATGGTCCAGGCAAAACAGAACACAAAGCAAGTCAGTGATGTAAGTACAAAAGAGGGGGCCAAGAATGGAGGGAGGAGgcttcaacaaaataaatagcagctcaaaagtttaattcttctgagccattaattttccttttactttatgtattttaaaattacaattacaattatttttagtttggggGTCACCTGACtgagtggctgagttggttaagtgtcagactcttgctATCTCAGATCAGGTCTTAAtcccagagtcatgagttcaagccctgcattgggctccattaGGAATACAAACAAGAACAACCAcaacaattatttttagtttgggcactaacattttctttttcttctatattactatttatcttcctttttataaCATCTTCCTTTTTAGCTGCCTTTGAAATACTGTGTTATGGGATAAATTTGttgtgatgaaaaagttctactCTTGTACTACacctgtatatacacacacaaaatttaaacTTGAATTCCAGACACTTTAACAAACTCATCACCTTCAGATCCATATTAAGTTGCATATATTTGCTGTTCGTATATAAAATACTAGTACAGGGAAATAACTCACATGCCTATATGGTTTTACTTCTCAGAATTCATCATACACAAATATTATAGAGGCTTTTGAAAACTTAGGtcttggggatccccgggtggcgcagcggtttggcgcctgcctttggcccagggcgtgatcctggagacccaggatcgagtcccacatcaggctcccggtgcatggaccctgcttctccctctgcctgtgtctctgcctatctctctctctctctctctctctctctctgtgactatcataaataaattaaaaatttaaaaaaaagaaaacttaggtCTTGGAGATTAGTATGTTATTTGCCTGGCTGTCCATGAGCGATGTGTATGACCTGGCTAAGGTCAGACCTAAAGGGAAGCTTAGTGTGTAGAAGAACTAAAGGGACAtggaaagcatttatttattaatccattGAATGAACGTTTTTGAACTCCTTCCCTGAGCCGGGCATTGTATTATATGCTGATGCTATAAAGACGCCATAGATGATGAGTGGTGAGATAGATAGGAGATGACAAGGATATAAGAGTGTAAGACAAAGgcatggatggaaccagagcaTTGCCACACCAAGAGGTGAATGCTACAGGAGAGGTATGTGCCAAGTACAAGAGAAGAGGGTAACCCCCTACCAAGGCTTCCCTGGCAAATAAGGGAAGGGTGCATTCCTGGTGAAAGAAAAAATCATGATGACCAACAAGAGCTAATGAACTGGAAGGACGGTGAAGGGTTCGGGATTATTATGTGATCATTGAGGATCTTGTGTGCTTATACTCTGGAGATTGTGGGGTAGGTAATGGGAGGTGTTGAAGATCTTAATCCATGGAGTTGGATTATCAGATCTGTGTTCTAAAAGATACTTCTGACCAAGAGTGCTGAGATGGCATTGATGAGGGAAGAGATGGAGGTAAGAAGATGGATTAAAAGTGCTTACAGAAACCTAGCAGAAGACTCCTTTGGACTTCAACTAAAGCACTAGCAATGGCAGAGGAGATGTGTAGAGGGTAGAATCGGTGAGACTCTGTGAATGCCTAGCTATGGTTTCTAAAGGCAGTGAGGGAATAACGTTAGCTCTTGGATGCCTAGAAGAAATTATTTAGGATTTGAGAATTCAAATAGATATCAGCCTCTTTAGACTTTGTGATACATAGACAACAGTTTACATGTGATAATCTGCTTAAAGGTTTATGTGATAAATGACAGTCAAGAGACTGGAAATCTAGTGGTTCCAGttgtattttagattttagaaatcaagcaatttcttttctattaccAAGAGGAGGATACAATCTAAGTTCTACATCCTGGACCTAGCTGTCTTCCGGACATCTGTAAAAGGATAAGATAGGGTAAGTATGAAATGGTAAACCTCTTAAGTACACTGGGTTTATGTAGAAGCGCCCTCATAGCATGAGGAAATTATTATATGGTTTTAGTGCTACAATTGTAATtggaaagtttttttgtttttttttttagcagaagtGAAAGTCTCattctaaatgccattttctaagaatcaaaaacccaaaacaaaaacaaga from Canis aureus isolate CA01 chromosome 27, VMU_Caureus_v.1.0, whole genome shotgun sequence carries:
- the LOC144299464 gene encoding nebulin-like, producing MENSYSQREYRKDYEKSKTIYRTPLDMLQVTRAKKSQEIASAMDYKHILHNCSYPPDSINMDLAKEAYALQSDVEYKADYNSWMKGCGWVPFGSLEMGKAKRASDTLNEHTKPEEKNFFTSTTCQPTCPSSSRLKLMPTVSMRICTKTGLKDLSKKGYDLRTDTIPIRASKAAWQAASEVQYKKDYENTKGKMVGFQSLQDDPKLVHYMNVVKIQSDREYKKDYEKTKTKYNTPHDVFNVVVAKKAQDVASNVNYKHTLHHYTYLPDAMDLE